One genomic region from Flavobacterium lindanitolerans encodes:
- a CDS encoding OmpW/AlkL family protein, with protein sequence MKKIIFAVMALTVFGTGLTNAQENNSVDFKKWQVRVRGVGVVPDESAKIGIIGGDAKISNTFIPELDFTYFFTKNISAELILGTSKHDVSTVGSDISAVGGPTSVDVNLGSVYLLPPTLTVQYHFLPDQIFNPYVGAGVNYTIFYNEKAGNTVRGIEYDNSFGYAFQVGFDLMLNDKFFINADIKKIFLKTDVTVDASNLATGLSIPADVEINPLLLGFGVGMKF encoded by the coding sequence ATGAAAAAAATAATTTTTGCTGTAATGGCGCTAACAGTATTCGGAACAGGTTTAACAAATGCCCAGGAAAATAATTCGGTAGATTTTAAAAAGTGGCAGGTTCGCGTCAGGGGTGTTGGCGTTGTTCCTGACGAAAGTGCTAAAATTGGAATTATAGGTGGTGACGCAAAGATTTCCAATACGTTTATTCCGGAACTTGATTTTACTTATTTTTTTACAAAGAACATTTCTGCCGAACTGATTTTAGGAACATCCAAACACGATGTGAGTACTGTAGGTTCTGATATTTCTGCAGTAGGAGGACCTACTTCGGTTGATGTGAATTTAGGAAGCGTATATCTCTTGCCTCCAACATTGACGGTGCAATACCATTTTCTTCCGGACCAGATTTTTAATCCTTATGTAGGTGCCGGTGTGAATTATACGATTTTTTATAATGAGAAAGCAGGTAATACTGTAAGGGGTATTGAATATGACAATTCTTTTGGTTATGCCTTTCAAGTAGGTTTTGACCTGATGTTAAATGACAAGTTTTTTATCAATGCTGATATTAAAAAGATATTTTTAAAAACTGATGTGACTGTAGATGCATCAAATCTTGCCACAGGGTTAAGCATTCCTGCAGATGTTGAAATCAATCCATTACTGTTAGGTTTTGGTGTAGGAATGAAATTTTAA
- a CDS encoding SixA phosphatase family protein → MKNLCLILLFFLMQTVSGQNQATTTLYLIRHAEKADFSGNPELSDAGMKRAKSWAAYFEKTPIDLFYTTMYKRTQQTCSAIAATKQKDIIFYKPEAMDLKKIIAENPGKTLLIVGHSNTIPNYINKLLGTAKYADIPEPEFGNLYRITVTGEEIWDELIHL, encoded by the coding sequence ATGAAAAATCTTTGTCTCATATTATTATTCTTCCTTATGCAAACCGTTTCAGGCCAAAACCAGGCCACTACCACACTTTATCTGATTCGTCATGCAGAAAAAGCTGATTTTTCAGGCAATCCGGAACTTTCGGACGCAGGAATGAAAAGAGCCAAAAGTTGGGCCGCTTATTTTGAGAAAACACCTATCGACCTGTTTTATACGACTATGTATAAAAGAACACAACAAACCTGTTCTGCCATTGCGGCAACCAAGCAAAAGGATATTATTTTTTATAAACCTGAAGCGATGGACTTAAAAAAGATAATTGCCGAAAACCCGGGAAAGACACTGCTTATAGTTGGACATAGCAATACGATTCCCAACTATATCAACAAACTTTTGGGTACAGCAAAATATGCCGATATACCAGAACCAGAATTTGGAAATTTATACCGTATAACTGTCACTGGCGAAGAGATATGGGATGAACTTATTCATCTATAA
- a CDS encoding GyrI-like domain-containing protein — translation MFANIQKKLLLTHPLLWNSKIALFSVLTLIFHLIFFLMGYSKGEIDFKDSNNFYDYGIDNTIIVFVSVLISILMSIIWVVYYSRNNAFKSFYPKGKFSLYREWLLILLFCILNSSYAASFFYAQDLKARNYFSEEEVSRRLEIISLSSLFVEGPYRESNFITEYKDGKYLQVERDSFQYGSRNYSLKSLVNKRIQGFTYFNDEKDSLMELKGKRWLIENKKDSIQLLFREFFKISKEHGLSSNITPEKWFELIYDYPEFTEYINVGKTSKEYSQNYSYYEGVNVDYDYAIEPEGVTHDTLSKTIKVVGGQEYIYSKYYVPFDALTKSYGKISRAYENPVVNLEFIMSLIYLAIGLSLCVFSFKITSGRNWLIAFVTLGLFGIISGIISVIIRYSMTFPIIYILLFLGLLFYFVIILKAKESKGITGITINQTLWLMPAIIPTAYAVLIDILKRTSGYYESYSYGADGMKREQFPRIEWLEEHYVYMFILNIVFIFLFMLLFSIYIKKWKGIAEA, via the coding sequence ATGTTTGCCAATATTCAAAAAAAACTTCTGCTTACGCATCCGTTGCTTTGGAACAGTAAAATCGCCTTGTTTTCGGTACTGACGCTGATTTTCCATCTTATCTTTTTCCTTATGGGATATTCAAAAGGGGAAATTGATTTTAAGGATTCGAATAATTTTTATGATTACGGAATCGACAACACCATAATTGTATTTGTCAGCGTATTGATAAGTATACTTATGTCCATCATATGGGTGGTTTACTATTCGCGAAACAACGCTTTTAAATCTTTTTATCCTAAAGGAAAGTTTTCACTTTACAGAGAATGGTTACTGATTTTGTTGTTCTGCATTTTGAATTCCTCCTATGCTGCTTCCTTTTTCTATGCTCAGGACCTAAAGGCAAGAAATTATTTTTCGGAAGAGGAAGTGAGCAGACGACTTGAAATTATCAGCCTTTCTTCATTATTTGTTGAAGGTCCATATCGTGAAAGTAATTTTATTACAGAGTACAAGGACGGTAAATACCTCCAGGTAGAAAGAGATTCATTTCAATACGGTTCCAGAAATTACTCGCTTAAGTCGTTGGTAAATAAAAGAATTCAGGGATTCACTTATTTCAATGATGAAAAAGATTCATTAATGGAATTGAAAGGCAAACGATGGCTTATTGAAAACAAAAAGGACTCTATACAATTGCTGTTCAGGGAATTTTTCAAAATTTCCAAAGAACACGGTCTGTCATCAAACATCACTCCTGAAAAATGGTTCGAACTGATTTATGATTATCCAGAATTCACAGAATATATTAACGTTGGAAAAACAAGCAAAGAATACAGTCAAAACTATAGTTATTATGAAGGCGTAAATGTTGACTATGATTATGCAATAGAGCCAGAAGGTGTTACTCATGATACACTATCAAAGACTATTAAAGTTGTTGGAGGTCAAGAATATATTTATTCAAAATATTATGTCCCATTTGATGCATTGACAAAATCTTATGGTAAGATTTCCAGGGCCTATGAAAACCCCGTAGTCAACTTGGAGTTTATAATGAGTCTTATTTATCTTGCAATAGGTCTATCGCTTTGTGTTTTCTCCTTTAAGATAACATCAGGCAGAAACTGGTTGATTGCTTTTGTAACACTGGGCCTTTTTGGAATTATTAGCGGAATTATTTCTGTAATAATCAGATATAGCATGACTTTCCCCATCATTTATATACTGTTGTTTTTAGGGTTGTTATTCTATTTTGTTATTATCCTGAAAGCAAAAGAAAGCAAAGGAATTACAGGAATCACTATCAATCAGACTTTATGGTTGATGCCGGCTATCATTCCTACAGCTTATGCAGTCCTCATAGATATTCTCAAACGTACCTCAGGGTATTATGAATCCTATTCCTATGGGGCAGATGGAATGAAAAGAGAGCAATTTCCGAGAATAGAATGGTTAGAGGAACATTATGTTTATATGTTTATCCTCAATATAGTATTTATCTTTTTATTTATGCTTCTGTTTTCGATATATATAAAGAAATGGAAAGGCATTGCAGAAGCCTAA
- a CDS encoding LytR/AlgR family response regulator transcription factor translates to MKKIKAVIVEDSRLARNELKELIKNHPEIEIIGEAENVDSGYQLINSTHPDLLFLDINMPEKDGFQLLEMLDRVPITIFTTAFDEYAIKSFEYNALDYLLKPINPKRFAKAIEKVSQNLVEKEERNSKKLTLNNQIFLRDGEKCWLVKISDIYLFEVDGNYTKIFFQNEKAIISKSLNQIEEKLPEDNFFRANRNQIINMEYIGKIDPWFSGNLLVHLPKDTKVEISRRQTNNFKEKLSL, encoded by the coding sequence ATGAAAAAAATAAAAGCTGTAATAGTTGAAGATTCCCGTCTGGCCCGAAATGAACTGAAAGAGCTTATTAAGAACCATCCGGAAATCGAAATTATAGGTGAAGCAGAAAATGTAGACTCCGGCTACCAGCTTATCAACTCTACCCATCCTGATTTGCTTTTTCTCGACATCAATATGCCGGAAAAAGATGGTTTCCAATTGCTTGAAATGCTAGACAGGGTTCCTATTACCATATTTACAACGGCATTTGATGAATATGCCATAAAATCGTTTGAATATAATGCTCTGGATTATCTCCTGAAACCTATTAATCCGAAAAGATTTGCCAAAGCCATTGAAAAAGTGAGCCAAAATCTGGTGGAAAAGGAAGAGCGAAACAGTAAAAAACTCACTCTAAACAACCAAATTTTCTTACGGGATGGTGAGAAATGCTGGTTGGTAAAAATTTCAGATATTTATCTGTTTGAGGTTGACGGAAATTATACCAAAATATTTTTCCAGAATGAAAAAGCCATTATCAGTAAATCCTTAAATCAGATTGAAGAAAAATTGCCTGAAGATAATTTTTTCCGTGCCAATCGAAACCAGATTATCAATATGGAATATATTGGCAAAATCGACCCGTGGTTTAGCGGCAACCTGCTTGTTCACCTGCCTAAGGACACCAAAGTGGAAATATCAAGAAGGCAAACCAACAATTTCAAGGAAAAATTAAGTCTGTAA
- a CDS encoding sensor histidine kinase — MKLLKSGKYHLLNFLGWQVYTFSTLTFSKISYAKFADGLTTAQLNALYYTLWEGFLCALLGFVLSYIILLFLETKFNLSNLRRKDWWNLFFVFSLAQIIYHFTLWPLLDIPVMYYFGSSNIQHLTLLMKITNVPGFLAEFLVWLFIVLAIKIYEYINEVKFNRLKLESSLKESQLNSLKGQINPHFMFNSLNNIRGLILENPLKSREMITRLSEMLRYSLTKNDINTIALEEEIEMVENFIEISRIQLENRLKYTPKIDTGLLKMEIPPMIIQMLIENAVKHGIAKLKEGGEIILDIHNNDKALKIVVSNTGVLSIGEDSTQLGIKNIEKRLHLIYGENANFKLQEIDNQVVAEITIPF, encoded by the coding sequence ATGAAACTTTTAAAAAGCGGCAAATATCACTTATTGAATTTTCTGGGCTGGCAGGTCTATACTTTTAGCACCTTAACTTTTAGCAAAATTTCTTATGCTAAATTTGCGGATGGCTTGACAACCGCACAACTTAACGCCTTATATTATACACTATGGGAAGGATTTCTCTGTGCCTTATTAGGATTTGTTTTGTCGTATATAATACTGCTATTCCTTGAAACAAAGTTTAATCTTTCCAACCTAAGAAGAAAAGACTGGTGGAATCTGTTTTTTGTATTTTCATTGGCACAAATTATTTACCACTTTACTTTATGGCCTTTACTTGACATTCCGGTTATGTATTATTTTGGCAGCAGTAATATTCAACATTTAACGCTGTTGATGAAAATAACAAATGTGCCCGGGTTTCTGGCAGAGTTTCTTGTTTGGCTTTTTATTGTACTGGCAATAAAAATCTATGAATACATAAATGAAGTAAAATTCAACAGGCTGAAACTGGAATCTTCCCTGAAAGAATCACAACTCAATTCTTTAAAAGGGCAAATCAATCCGCATTTTATGTTTAACAGCTTGAACAATATTCGCGGTCTGATTCTTGAAAACCCTTTAAAATCAAGAGAAATGATTACCCGGCTATCCGAAATGCTTCGATATTCGCTAACCAAAAACGACATCAACACAATTGCACTGGAAGAGGAAATTGAAATGGTAGAAAATTTCATTGAAATTTCCAGAATACAGTTAGAAAACCGGTTAAAATATACTCCTAAAATTGACACCGGTCTTTTAAAAATGGAAATCCCACCCATGATTATCCAAATGCTGATTGAGAATGCCGTAAAACACGGTATAGCAAAGCTCAAAGAGGGTGGCGAAATTATTCTGGACATTCATAACAATGATAAAGCACTGAAAATTGTAGTATCCAATACCGGAGTCTTAAGTATTGGAGAAGATTCTACGCAGTTGGGTATTAAAAATATTGAAAAGAGACTGCATCTCATTTATGGAGAAAATGCTAATTTTAAGCTACAGGAAATAGATAATCAAGTCGTTGCAGAAATAACCATCCCATTTTAA
- a CDS encoding VF530 family DNA-binding protein: protein MENKQANNPLHGITLQKMLEQLVDFYGFDTLGELIKIKCFNVDPSIKSSLTFLRKTDWARTKVEQLYIKTLPKFPK from the coding sequence ATGGAAAACAAACAAGCTAATAATCCGCTTCACGGAATCACATTGCAAAAAATGCTGGAACAACTGGTTGATTTTTATGGATTTGATACCTTAGGGGAATTGATAAAAATCAAATGTTTTAATGTTGACCCCAGTATCAAATCAAGCCTTACTTTTTTAAGAAAGACAGACTGGGCCAGAACCAAGGTAGAACAGCTTTATATTAAGACACTTCCTAAATTTCCCAAATAA
- a CDS encoding prolyl oligopeptidase family serine peptidase → MEMTTLRKIAMLTIGITFTANSFGQTKPSKAPSVPATDDYYGIKIEDKYRNLEDLKNEQTLNWMKGQADYTNSILGSIPGRQHIIDELTSINKRTTESIGGLAILDDGTYIYLKSTPNDQISKLYKRNGLKGKESLIFDPETYQKNGKDVYSVSSFSANKSGKLIAINISKNGGEMSEMFLMDLTNKKILPEKFDRLRFGGANWLKDGNSFIYIQSPTEDVHDMNAQMDIVTKIHIVGSDVSQDKTLFTKAMYPELNIANEEIPFVSYDIDSNLLFFMPYTVDQNQKVYIAPGSDLNQKKINWKLLTDRKDEVKNFILSDKDIYMYTTLNAPKFKVIKTSIANPNVATATLVIPESSDSNLNSPIVTKDGIFYTRTKNGVESKLYFTDFEGKKHKEIATPKKAATISVTARAPKFSDVWISTTGWTTKGERYRYDLKKNTFTREQLSTIIEYPEFKDFEVEELMAKSYDGVEVPLSIIYKKGIKKDKNNPVLFYGYGAYGASITPSFNTQLLLWVERGGILAVAHVRGGGELGEKWHLAGQKTTKQNTWKDVIACTEYMINQGYTNPTKTAIYSRSAGGIFVGRAMTERPDLYAVAIPGVGMMNTVRSENTPNGPANIAEFGSMKIESEAKALIEMDSYVHLKDGVKYPATLTTAGFNDPRIIAWMPAKFAARLLEANASNKPTLLKVDYEAGHFGGASKTKSYEEIADVLSFAFWQVGHPDFQPKN, encoded by the coding sequence ATGGAAATGACCACATTAAGAAAAATTGCAATGCTGACAATCGGCATTACTTTCACAGCCAATTCTTTTGGGCAGACAAAACCTTCAAAAGCTCCTTCTGTTCCTGCAACAGATGATTATTATGGAATCAAGATTGAAGACAAGTATCGAAATCTTGAAGATTTAAAAAATGAGCAAACGCTTAACTGGATGAAAGGCCAGGCAGATTATACCAATTCAATATTGGGTTCTATTCCGGGAAGACAGCATATTATTGATGAGTTGACTTCAATAAATAAACGAACTACAGAGAGTATTGGAGGTCTAGCAATCCTTGATGATGGTACTTATATTTATCTTAAGTCCACACCAAATGACCAAATAAGCAAATTATATAAGAGAAATGGCCTGAAAGGAAAAGAATCCTTAATCTTTGATCCTGAAACTTATCAAAAGAACGGCAAGGATGTTTATAGTGTCAGTTCTTTTTCAGCTAACAAAAGCGGAAAACTTATAGCTATCAACATTTCAAAAAACGGTGGCGAAATGAGTGAAATGTTTCTAATGGATTTGACTAACAAAAAGATTCTTCCTGAAAAATTTGACAGGTTACGTTTTGGAGGTGCCAACTGGCTGAAAGATGGCAATTCATTTATTTACATCCAATCACCAACAGAAGATGTCCATGACATGAATGCCCAAATGGATATAGTCACAAAAATTCACATTGTAGGGAGCGATGTTTCGCAAGACAAGACTTTGTTTACAAAGGCAATGTATCCAGAATTAAACATAGCTAATGAAGAAATTCCTTTTGTTAGTTATGATATCGATAGTAACCTTTTGTTTTTTATGCCTTATACTGTAGACCAGAATCAAAAAGTATATATAGCACCGGGTTCTGATCTTAATCAGAAAAAAATAAACTGGAAATTACTTACCGACAGGAAAGATGAAGTAAAAAATTTCATTTTAAGCGATAAAGACATTTATATGTATACCACTTTAAATGCTCCAAAATTTAAAGTAATAAAAACCAGCATTGCCAATCCAAATGTGGCTACAGCTACCCTGGTCATCCCTGAAAGCAGCGATTCCAATCTCAACTCGCCTATTGTAACCAAAGACGGTATATTTTATACTAGGACAAAAAATGGTGTGGAAAGTAAGCTTTATTTTACTGACTTTGAAGGAAAAAAACACAAGGAAATTGCGACTCCTAAAAAAGCAGCTACCATATCCGTAACGGCCAGAGCGCCTAAATTCTCTGATGTATGGATAAGTACAACAGGTTGGACAACCAAAGGAGAAAGATATCGATATGATCTAAAAAAGAATACTTTCACAAGAGAGCAACTTTCAACAATTATTGAATATCCTGAATTTAAAGACTTTGAAGTTGAAGAACTAATGGCTAAATCCTATGATGGTGTTGAAGTTCCTTTATCCATTATCTACAAAAAAGGAATCAAAAAAGACAAAAATAACCCCGTATTATTCTATGGTTATGGTGCTTATGGAGCCTCAATAACGCCATCTTTTAATACTCAATTGCTTCTGTGGGTAGAGCGTGGAGGAATTCTGGCGGTAGCCCATGTCAGAGGTGGTGGCGAATTAGGTGAAAAATGGCATCTTGCCGGCCAAAAAACAACGAAACAAAATACATGGAAAGACGTAATTGCCTGTACAGAATATATGATTAATCAAGGTTATACTAATCCAACCAAAACAGCTATCTATAGCCGAAGCGCAGGAGGAATTTTTGTAGGAAGAGCAATGACAGAAAGGCCAGACCTTTATGCAGTTGCCATTCCGGGTGTGGGAATGATGAATACTGTTCGAAGTGAAAACACACCAAACGGTCCTGCCAATATCGCTGAATTTGGTTCTATGAAAATAGAGTCTGAAGCAAAAGCCCTGATTGAAATGGATTCTTATGTTCACTTAAAAGATGGAGTAAAATATCCGGCCACATTGACAACAGCCGGATTCAACGACCCTAGAATCATTGCATGGATGCCTGCCAAGTTTGCAGCGCGATTATTGGAAGCCAATGCTTCAAACAAACCCACTTTATTAAAAGTGGATTATGAAGCCGGTCATTTTGGAGGAGCTTCTAAAACAAAATCATACGAAGAAATTGCCGATGTACTGAGCTTTGCCTTCTGGCAGGTAGGACACCCGGATTTTCAACCTAAAAACTAA
- a CDS encoding Fic family protein, with translation MKTLLRNARELKNMKVREVSQQTGIDQALISKFETGTRKPTRDQLLKLAAVLEIDLETLMVAWLKEKILYEIGDEEFALKAMKVAEEEIRYQAKTAKKVSGSLQKILAEIDTLKTKLDRFREFDSYRITQALELEYTFESNRIEGNTLTLRETDLVINEGLTVSGKSMREHLEAINHQEAIGYIKHLMEKNSLLNEREVLSLHNLILRGIHPEDAGRYRKVQVMIKGSTYMPPQPYMVSKQMEDYFIWYEANKNSLHPVILAGEMHERLVTIHPFVDGNGRTSRLVMNLILLSHGYIIANIKGDYDTRMQYYQTLEKAQTTSDKEDFLLFIAQIEKESLERYLDIISQ, from the coding sequence ATGAAAACACTTCTAAGAAATGCCAGAGAACTAAAAAATATGAAAGTGAGAGAAGTGTCTCAACAAACCGGTATTGACCAGGCACTTATCAGCAAATTTGAAACAGGAACCCGAAAACCAACACGAGACCAACTACTAAAATTAGCAGCAGTTCTCGAAATCGACCTGGAAACATTAATGGTGGCCTGGCTCAAAGAAAAAATCTTATATGAAATTGGAGATGAAGAATTTGCTTTAAAAGCAATGAAAGTTGCAGAAGAAGAAATCCGCTATCAGGCAAAAACTGCTAAAAAAGTTTCAGGTTCTCTTCAAAAAATCCTTGCAGAAATAGACACTCTCAAAACAAAGTTAGACAGATTCAGGGAATTTGACAGTTACAGGATTACACAGGCACTTGAACTCGAATACACTTTTGAGAGCAATAGAATTGAGGGAAACACACTTACTCTTAGAGAAACAGACCTTGTAATTAATGAAGGCCTGACAGTTTCCGGAAAAAGCATGCGGGAACATCTTGAGGCTATTAACCATCAGGAGGCCATAGGCTATATCAAACACCTGATGGAAAAAAATTCGCTTTTAAACGAAAGAGAGGTTCTTAGCTTACATAATCTAATTTTGAGAGGAATCCATCCCGAAGATGCCGGGCGATATAGAAAAGTACAGGTTATGATAAAGGGAAGCACTTATATGCCTCCACAGCCCTATATGGTTTCAAAACAGATGGAAGACTATTTTATTTGGTATGAAGCCAATAAAAATTCCTTACATCCAGTTATTTTAGCCGGAGAAATGCATGAAAGATTAGTAACCATACATCCTTTTGTTGATGGTAATGGCAGAACTTCTCGTTTGGTGATGAACCTGATTCTGCTTTCGCATGGTTATATCATTGCCAATATCAAAGGTGATTATGATACCCGAATGCAGTATTACCAAACTCTTGAAAAAGCACAGACAACCTCTGATAAGGAAGATTTCCTTCTTTTTATAGCCCAGATAGAAAAAGAAAGCCTTGAAAGATATTTAGATATTATCAGTCAATAA
- a CDS encoding protein-L-isoaspartate(D-aspartate) O-methyltransferase: protein MKDTAKHQGLRNQLVTVLQQKGITDKNVLEAIKKIPRHLFLNSSFEDYAYQDKAFPIGAGQTISQPYTVAFQSQLLEVEKDHKILEIGTGSGYQTAVLCTMGAKVYSVERQNELFKTTSLLLPKLGIRPKHLSFGDGYKGLPNYAPFDSIIVTAGAPIIPKPLMAQLKVGGRLVIPLGEEHQIMTMLIRKNETQFEKHEFGEFRFVPLLENKN, encoded by the coding sequence TTGAAAGATACAGCCAAACATCAAGGACTTCGAAATCAATTAGTAACTGTCTTGCAACAAAAGGGCATAACAGATAAAAATGTTCTGGAAGCAATTAAGAAAATTCCAAGACACCTATTTTTGAATTCAAGTTTTGAAGATTATGCGTATCAGGACAAGGCCTTTCCTATAGGTGCCGGACAGACAATTTCTCAGCCATATACGGTTGCTTTCCAAAGTCAGTTATTGGAAGTCGAGAAAGACCACAAAATTTTAGAAATCGGAACAGGTTCAGGTTATCAAACGGCCGTTTTGTGTACTATGGGAGCAAAAGTGTATAGTGTGGAAAGACAAAATGAACTGTTTAAGACAACTTCTTTGTTATTACCAAAATTAGGGATTCGCCCAAAACATTTGTCTTTTGGAGACGGTTATAAAGGTTTGCCAAACTATGCTCCGTTTGACAGTATTATTGTTACAGCCGGAGCGCCAATTATTCCCAAGCCATTAATGGCACAATTAAAAGTAGGAGGAAGGCTTGTTATTCCTTTGGGAGAAGAACATCAGATTATGACAATGCTCATACGTAAAAACGAAACCCAATTTGAAAAGCATGAATTTGGAGAATTCCGTTTTGTGCCTTTGCTGGAAAATAAAAACTAA
- the smpB gene encoding SsrA-binding protein SmpB: MLKTINILNKRARFDYEIIEKYTAGIVLTGTEIKSIRLGKANIAESFCEFNNNELFAINMYIEEYAFGNQFNHKARSERKLLLNKRELKTLSKSVQTKGLTIVPLRLFTNEKGLAKLDIALARGKKTYDKRESLKEQDTKRDLDRIKKSFR, translated from the coding sequence ATGTTGAAAACAATTAATATATTAAACAAAAGAGCCCGTTTCGATTATGAAATAATCGAAAAATATACGGCTGGAATAGTACTGACCGGAACTGAAATCAAATCTATCCGGTTGGGCAAAGCCAATATAGCCGAAAGTTTTTGCGAATTCAACAATAATGAACTCTTCGCCATCAATATGTATATCGAAGAATATGCATTTGGAAATCAATTTAACCATAAAGCCCGAAGCGAAAGAAAATTGCTATTGAATAAACGGGAACTTAAAACACTTTCCAAAAGCGTACAGACAAAAGGACTAACAATTGTTCCCTTACGACTTTTTACTAACGAAAAAGGATTGGCAAAACTGGATATCGCATTGGCAAGAGGTAAAAAAACCTATGACAAAAGAGAATCTCTAAAAGAACAGGACACCAAAAGAGATTTAGACAGAATAAAAAAGTCGTTTCGTTAG
- a CDS encoding ATP-binding cassette domain-containing protein: MTEFEKQFQEIKSFLDFEDYSLLTKRIIDLTLDTEDISFYQKTNELLDWLDQNENNIELKKQRFALLLEELYQQLKNKPVPEKQILVTAENLKKTYGNASFSLGPIHLELSQGEILGLVGENGNGKTTLLRLLCGELFATSGKLGYNFDFNDTYDLRTQLVYIPQRTATWHGSMFENLQFTASSYGYKPAENKLIVELIIARLNLRKYRNHSWKNLSSGYKMRFELARMLLRKPKILLIDEPLANLDILAQQTVLEDFRAIAKSPFRPIGIVLSSQQLYEVEKTSDQVIFLKNGEQKNLHSKATPQETEKTEEQFLIIEFESEWSQNQLNDALSGELISLKFNGGTYIATFSEKLDTYGFLRIITEKQIPLQYFRNISKSTRRFFVS, from the coding sequence ATGACAGAATTTGAGAAACAATTCCAGGAAATCAAGAGTTTTCTGGATTTTGAAGATTATTCACTGCTAACCAAAAGAATAATCGACCTTACGCTCGACACGGAAGATATTTCCTTTTACCAAAAAACTAACGAGTTATTAGATTGGCTTGACCAGAATGAGAATAACATCGAGCTAAAAAAACAACGTTTCGCACTACTGCTTGAGGAACTTTACCAACAGTTAAAAAATAAACCTGTTCCTGAAAAACAAATTCTTGTCACAGCAGAAAACCTCAAAAAAACATATGGAAATGCAAGTTTTTCGCTTGGGCCAATACATCTGGAACTCAGTCAGGGCGAAATTTTAGGTCTTGTAGGTGAAAATGGCAATGGAAAAACAACACTTCTCCGACTACTTTGCGGAGAATTATTTGCAACTTCCGGAAAACTAGGTTATAATTTTGATTTTAACGATACCTATGATTTAAGAACACAATTGGTCTATATACCGCAAAGGACAGCAACCTGGCATGGTTCTATGTTTGAAAATCTTCAGTTTACAGCTTCAAGTTATGGTTATAAACCTGCTGAAAACAAATTAATTGTAGAACTAATCATTGCCAGACTCAACTTAAGAAAATACCGAAATCACAGTTGGAAAAACTTATCATCCGGGTATAAGATGCGTTTTGAACTGGCGAGAATGCTTTTAAGAAAGCCTAAAATATTGCTGATTGACGAACCGCTTGCCAATCTGGATATTCTTGCCCAGCAAACCGTATTGGAAGATTTCAGGGCGATTGCGAAATCTCCTTTCCGCCCGATTGGAATCGTTTTGAGCTCACAACAGTTGTATGAAGTCGAAAAAACTTCAGACCAGGTAATTTTCTTAAAGAACGGAGAGCAGAAAAATCTTCATTCAAAAGCGACTCCACAAGAAACAGAAAAAACAGAAGAGCAATTTCTTATTATTGAATTTGAAAGTGAATGGTCACAAAACCAGCTTAATGATGCCCTATCAGGCGAATTAATTTCACTTAAATTTAATGGCGGTACTTATATTGCAACGTTTTCTGAAAAATTAGACACTTACGGTTTTTTAAGAATCATCACAGAAAAACAGATTCCGCTTCAGTACTTCAGAAATATTTCAAAATCTACCCGAAGATTCTTCGTTTCCTAA